A region from the Benincasa hispida cultivar B227 chromosome 10, ASM972705v1, whole genome shotgun sequence genome encodes:
- the LOC120088295 gene encoding glutathione S-transferase 2-like isoform X1, whose protein sequence is MAVEGSPLKLYSFWASTCAQRVRIALNIKRFYSFFSLFSSSFSLFLSYFVHRFSYFSGLNFEYRAVDILNGEHLTSDYLKLNPVGFVPTLVDGDIVIADSFAIIMYLEEKYPQHPLLPSDLVKRAINFQAANIVSSSIQPLQNLIVEKYIEEKCGVVEKLSWVHMIIGKGFLALEKLLTVHAEKYATGDEIYLADLFLAPQLHRAIETFNVDMSKFPLLSRLYEEYKEVSAFQDAAPENQTDAPAQNSC, encoded by the exons ATGGCAGTGGAAGGATCTCCATTGAAGCTCTACTCTTTCTGGGCCAGCACTTGTGCCCAACGTGTTCGAATTGCCCTCAACATCAAAcgtttttattcatttttttcccttttctcttcttctttttctttatttctttcttattttgttcATCGTTTTTCTTACTTTTCAGGGCTAAACTTTGAGTACAGAGCTGTTGATATTTTGAATGGAGAGCATTTGACTTCTG ACTATCTAAAGCTCAATCCTGTTGGTTTTGTACCTACTCTTGTGGATGGGGATATTGTTATCGCTGACTCTTTTGCTATAATAATG TATTTGGAGGAAAAGTATCCTCAACATCCTTTGTTGCCTAGTGATCTTGTTAAAAGGGCTATTAATTTCCAG GCTGCAAATATTGTTTCTTCAAGCATACAACCTCTTCAAAATTTAATTGTTGAG AAATACATTGAGGAAAAATGTGGTGTAGTGGAGAAACTTTCTTGGGTTCACATGATAATTGGAAAAGGTTTTTTAG CACTCGAAAAATTGCTAACAGTTCATGCTGAAAAATATGCTACTGGAGATGAAATTTATCTG GCAGACTTGTTTTTGGCACCTCAACTTCACCGTGCCATTGAAACATTCAATGTTGACATG TCCAAGTTTCCACTTCTATCAAGGTTGTATGAGGAATACAAGGAGGTATCAGCATTTCAAGATGCAGCTCCAGAGAACCAAACCGATGCTCCTGCTCAAAACTCTTGCTAA
- the LOC120088295 gene encoding glutathione S-transferase 2-like isoform X2, protein MAVEGSPLKLYSFWASTCAQRVRIALNIKRLNFEYRAVDILNGEHLTSDYLKLNPVGFVPTLVDGDIVIADSFAIIMYLEEKYPQHPLLPSDLVKRAINFQAANIVSSSIQPLQNLIVEKYIEEKCGVVEKLSWVHMIIGKGFLALEKLLTVHAEKYATGDEIYLADLFLAPQLHRAIETFNVDMSKFPLLSRLYEEYKEVSAFQDAAPENQTDAPAQNSC, encoded by the exons ATGGCAGTGGAAGGATCTCCATTGAAGCTCTACTCTTTCTGGGCCAGCACTTGTGCCCAACGTGTTCGAATTGCCCTCAACATCAAAc GGCTAAACTTTGAGTACAGAGCTGTTGATATTTTGAATGGAGAGCATTTGACTTCTG ACTATCTAAAGCTCAATCCTGTTGGTTTTGTACCTACTCTTGTGGATGGGGATATTGTTATCGCTGACTCTTTTGCTATAATAATG TATTTGGAGGAAAAGTATCCTCAACATCCTTTGTTGCCTAGTGATCTTGTTAAAAGGGCTATTAATTTCCAG GCTGCAAATATTGTTTCTTCAAGCATACAACCTCTTCAAAATTTAATTGTTGAG AAATACATTGAGGAAAAATGTGGTGTAGTGGAGAAACTTTCTTGGGTTCACATGATAATTGGAAAAGGTTTTTTAG CACTCGAAAAATTGCTAACAGTTCATGCTGAAAAATATGCTACTGGAGATGAAATTTATCTG GCAGACTTGTTTTTGGCACCTCAACTTCACCGTGCCATTGAAACATTCAATGTTGACATG TCCAAGTTTCCACTTCTATCAAGGTTGTATGAGGAATACAAGGAGGTATCAGCATTTCAAGATGCAGCTCCAGAGAACCAAACCGATGCTCCTGCTCAAAACTCTTGCTAA